Proteins from a genomic interval of Youhaiella tibetensis:
- a CDS encoding flagellar basal body-associated FliL family protein produces the protein MAAEAEIEEGAGASAATKKNGRGRMLLIAGVAAAVIVIGAGSYFFLFANKPNATVEDTASAAAAPHTFIFNLPEMTVNLSSPEGTENFMKLTIALEVADEEMMKSIQPRMAKVVDAFQVYLRELRKSDLDGSAGIYRLKEELLRRVNVAIAPAHVENVLFKDILVQ, from the coding sequence ATGGCGGCTGAAGCCGAAATCGAAGAGGGCGCTGGTGCGTCCGCTGCGACCAAGAAGAATGGTCGCGGCCGTATGCTATTGATCGCGGGCGTTGCGGCCGCCGTGATCGTGATTGGCGCGGGGAGCTATTTCTTCCTGTTCGCCAACAAGCCTAACGCGACGGTGGAAGACACCGCCTCGGCAGCGGCCGCTCCACATACCTTCATCTTCAACCTGCCCGAAATGACGGTGAATCTCTCGAGCCCGGAAGGGACCGAGAACTTCATGAAGCTGACCATAGCGCTTGAAGTTGCCGACGAAGAGATGATGAAGTCCATCCAGCCGCGCATGGCCAAGGTGGTGGACGCGTTCCAGGTCTACCTGCGCGAGCTGCGCAAGAGCGACCTGGACGGCTCGGCCGGCATCTACCGGCTCAAGGAGGAACTGCTCCGCCGCGTGAACGTGGCCATCGCGCCCGCGCATGTGGAGAACGTCCTCTTCAAAGACATCCTGGTGCAGTGA